A window of the Branchiostoma lanceolatum isolate klBraLanc5 chromosome 13, klBraLanc5.hap2, whole genome shotgun sequence genome harbors these coding sequences:
- the LOC136447303 gene encoding tRNA N(3)-methylcytidine methyltransferase METTL2-like isoform X2 yields MASPGENEEDRRPAWGNRRLKDPTQVFQHNAWDNVEWDEAQDAQAKQKVSENAQDPVPPDLQEAYEAKADEFWNDFYSVHQNRFFKDRHWLFTEFPELDMNRDEGKEKEKKEEVCTSDGEKVTGTAAVGKTILSDKDKERGNLEEDTSKEFEGDKERTSVMTEPTMSPSKDCASENSAVLGDLCQTLDHLAVRSSSEEEAGDFPGQHAKTRMFEVGCGVGNTVFPILQTNNDPDLFMYCCDFSATAIDIVKQHPDYNSRRCHAFVHDLTDTTAPLPFPEASLDIIIIIFVLSAIHPDKMQSTVDHLAKYLKPGGKLLFRDYGRYDLAQLRFKKGRCLSDNFYVRGDGTRVYFFTQDELRTLFGSAGLQEELIYVDRRLQVNRGRQVKMYRVWLLCKFRKPLN; encoded by the exons GGATAATGTGGAGTGGGATGAAGCTCAGGATGCCCAGGCAAAGCAGAAAGTCAGTGAAAATGCCCAGGACCCAGTTCCTCCTGATCTACAAG AAGCATATGAAGCCAAGGCAGATGAGTTCTGGAATGACTTCTACTCCGTCCATCAGAACAGATTCTTCAAAGACAGACACTGGCTCTTCACAGAGTTTCCTGAGTTGGACATGAATAGAGATGAGGGGAAGGAAAAAGAGAAAAAGGAAGAAGTTTGTACTTCAGATGGAGAGAAGGTGACAGGCACAGCAGCTGTCGGCAAGACTATACTCTCTGACAAAGACAAGGAGAGAGGAAACCTAGAAGAAGATACTTCCAAGGAGTTTGAAGGGGATAAGGAAAGGACAAGTGTTATGACAGAGCCAACAATGTCACCTTCAAAAGACTGTGCTAGTGAAAACAGTGCTGTTCTTGGTGATCTTTGTCAAACACTGGACCACCTGGCTGTGAGGAGTAGTAGTGAGGAGGAAGCTGGGGACTTCCCTGGACAACACGCCAAGACCAGGATGTTTGAG GTTGGCTGTGGGGTTGGGAATACAGTGTTTCCTATTCTTCAGACAAACAA TGATCCTGACCTCTTCATGTATTGCTGTGACTTTTCTGCCACAGCGATTGATATTGTCAAG CAACACCCTGACTACAACAGCAGAAGATGCCATGCCTTTGTGCATGACCTGACAGACACCACCGCTCCTCTACCATTCCCCGAGGCCAGTctagacatcatcatcatcatatttgtacTGTCAGCCATCCATCCAGACAA AATGCAATCCACTGTGGACCACCTTGCAAAGTACCTGAAGCCAGGAGGAAAGCTTCTGTTCAGGGACTATGGGAGATATGACTTGGCACAACTCAGGTTTAAGAAAG GACGCTGTCTTTCTGACAACTTTTATGTCAGAGGTGACGGCACACGGGTCTACTTTTTCACACAAG ATGAGCTCAGGACTCTGTTCGGCTCAGCTGGTCTTCAGGAAGAACTGATCTATGTGGACAGAAGACTACAGGTCAACCGAGGTCGCCAGGTCAAGATGTACAGGGTCTGGCTGCTGTGCAAGTTTAGGAAACCACTGAATTAG